Proteins encoded by one window of Clostridium bornimense:
- a CDS encoding DUF4314 domain-containing protein, with protein sequence MNIIHPEMLKQLRSYYTPGTRVMLLRMNDPYTKLQPGAKGTVTSVDDIGTIHVSWDSGGSLGVTFGEDLCKKIEE encoded by the coding sequence ATGAATATCATTCACCCAGAAATGTTAAAGCAACTTAGAAGCTATTACACTCCAGGAACCCGTGTCATGCTACTTAGAATGAACGACCCATATACAAAACTTCAACCTGGAGCTAAAGGCACGGTTACTAGTGTTGATGACATCGGAACGATTCACGTCAGTTGGGATTCCGGTGGTTCCCTTGGAGTGACCTTTGGTGAGGATT